The Liquorilactobacillus nagelii DSM 13675 DNA window TGTTATGATTTTGTTATAGATTTTGTTATAGAAAAACGTTGATTTACCGGTTATAACAGAACTTCATAACACAATCTCTATATATTTTCTTTATTTATAAGTAATATATAGTAGGTGAGTATAAAGTAGTTATGTTAGAGGGTAAATTAAATATATATGGGAGTTAGAAAAGTTTTTGTTATTTTGTTATATTTCGAGTGAGGTGAGATTTTGACAAGCAATGATGATGTATTTCGAATGAATAAAGGATATTTAATAAAATACAGAATAATCATGAATAAGGTTGATCGCTGGGAAGAAAAATTATATCGACTTGATTCAAGGATTAATTCAATTCAAAGTCCGGCATTAAAAGCTGAACCAGGTAGTTCGATTAAAATTACTCTTGATGATTTATTAATTCAGAAAAAAGAAATTGAAGAACGGATTAATAACTTTTTAAAAGATGCTAGAAAGCTAAGAACTGAAATTGAAAATGCTTTGGACAAACTAGAAAACAATAATGAAGCTAGAGTTTTGGATTTGTACTTTCTTGAAGGAATTACATTGCATGATATTTCTAAA harbors:
- a CDS encoding ECF-type sigma factor, which translates into the protein MTSNDDVFRMNKGYLIKYRIIMNKVDRWEEKLYRLDSRINSIQSPALKAEPGSSIKITLDDLLIQKKEIEERINNFLKDARKLRTEIENALDKLENNNEARVLDLYFLEGITLHDISKLMTFSERHIIRLYVSGVRKTKLSL